A genomic window from Aethina tumida isolate Nest 87 chromosome 4, icAetTumi1.1, whole genome shotgun sequence includes:
- the LOC109596665 gene encoding uncharacterized protein LOC109596665: MRINRNCRHFKRCCISHMRIICISNEGDGCQLFTIDQKQLREDVSAAYFVMFLHTKAEFLCQFISMNGFTISHLRRKNSQNKRLKGEIGLCSACWKEFIQPNWSNHLRTTGRLEQFIVEPKCQWGHRKYKGKCRKTIYGLRLFKCKKDYRYVTGKCQKEFNKGH; this comes from the exons ATGCGAATTAACAGAAATTGTAGGCATTTCAAAAGGTGCTGTATATCGCATATGcgaataatttgtataagcAACGAGGGAGACGGGTGCCAATTGTTCACAATTGATCAAAAACAACTTCGTGAAGATGTTTCAGCTGCATATTTTGTCATGTTTCTCCACACCAAAGCCGAATTTTTGTGTCAATTCATATCAATGAATGGGTTCACAATTTCACACCTGAGACGAAAGAATAGTCAAAACAAGAGATTAAAAGGGGAAATCGGCTTGTGCTCCGCTTGTTGGAAAG aatttatacAACCGAATTGGAGTAATCACCTTAGGACAACAg gtCGGCTTGAACAGTTTATTGTAGAACCTAAGTGCCAGTGGGGTCATCGAAAATATAAAGGAAAATGTAGAAAAactatat ATGGCCTGAGACTATTTAAGTGTAAAAAGGATTACCGATATGTGACTGGAAAATGCCAAAAAGA atttaacaaaggacattaa